A window from Microcoleus sp. AS-A8 encodes these proteins:
- a CDS encoding SagB/ThcOx family dehydrogenase: MSDQQLSIAQHYHERTKYYPETIAAKSKVLDWENQPVPYKDYKVGANIDLKPYLKEDPKAFTSEPGKTLWRLSQLLFYSYGLTARMPTLMGPPMYLRAAPSAGGLYPAEVYLVCRGTPALPTGLYNYQCRSHSLVHFWESEVWCVLQDACYWHTTLGSTDIAIVITAVFYRSAWRYEDRAYRRIFLDTGHILGNIELASAFTDYRPHLIGGFSDETVNELLYLDSKKEAAIAVIPIADQLNFRQQLPPAPTTLPSMIFLHYPEIPDGQLLNYLHHVTEIDQMRNWDVEVEKYQVKEAQLLQGDKYNFPFCTKVSTVTRPINWAEGSSDGILQSLENTILKRRSTRAYNGANLTLDELKYVLDFTYQPQHYTDQGLDGSPDYFDLSLIETFIAVSGVTNLEEGCYYYAPKAQELRQIRFKNFRRELHYLCLGQELGRDAGVVVFHTSDLKRAVDKQGDRAYRYLHMDAGHLGQRMNLAAIYLGLGVSGIGGFFDDQVNEVLGIPTDEAVLYITTLGRPKRS; the protein is encoded by the coding sequence ATGTCAGACCAGCAATTATCAATTGCTCAGCATTACCACGAGCGCACTAAATATTATCCAGAGACGATCGCCGCCAAAAGCAAGGTTCTCGACTGGGAAAATCAACCCGTACCTTATAAGGACTATAAAGTTGGCGCTAACATTGACCTGAAACCCTATCTAAAAGAAGACCCAAAGGCGTTTACGAGTGAACCGGGTAAAACGTTGTGGCGGCTGTCACAACTGCTCTTTTACAGCTATGGATTGACGGCGAGGATGCCGACCTTGATGGGCCCACCCATGTATCTGCGAGCAGCTCCCTCTGCCGGGGGATTATACCCAGCCGAGGTATATTTGGTCTGCCGAGGAACACCGGCTTTACCGACAGGGCTGTATAACTATCAGTGCCGAAGCCATTCTCTGGTTCATTTTTGGGAGAGCGAAGTTTGGTGTGTGCTGCAAGATGCCTGTTACTGGCATACGACCTTAGGCAGTACAGATATCGCCATTGTGATTACAGCCGTTTTTTATCGTTCCGCATGGCGTTATGAAGACCGGGCTTATCGGCGGATTTTCTTGGATACGGGTCATATCCTGGGTAACATTGAGCTAGCTTCAGCCTTCACCGATTACCGACCGCACCTGATTGGTGGTTTTTCAGATGAGACGGTGAACGAGCTGCTTTATCTAGACTCGAAGAAGGAAGCTGCGATCGCGGTGATTCCCATCGCCGATCAGCTCAATTTTCGACAACAACTGCCGCCGGCTCCCACCACCTTGCCCTCCATGATTTTCCTACACTATCCAGAAATTCCAGACGGGCAATTACTCAATTATTTGCATCATGTCACCGAAATCGATCAGATGCGGAATTGGGATGTTGAGGTTGAGAAATATCAAGTTAAAGAGGCACAACTGCTACAAGGAGATAAATATAATTTTCCGTTCTGTACAAAGGTTTCAACAGTTACAAGGCCAATCAATTGGGCAGAGGGCAGCAGCGATGGTATTCTCCAATCGTTGGAGAATACCATCCTGAAACGTCGCTCCACTCGTGCTTATAATGGTGCCAATCTAACTCTAGATGAACTCAAATATGTACTCGATTTTACTTATCAGCCTCAGCACTATACTGACCAAGGGCTGGACGGTTCGCCGGATTATTTCGATTTGAGTTTAATTGAAACCTTTATCGCCGTGTCGGGCGTGACGAACTTAGAAGAGGGCTGTTACTATTACGCGCCGAAAGCTCAAGAATTACGGCAAATTCGATTTAAAAACTTCCGGCGAGAGTTACACTACTTGTGTCTAGGACAAGAGTTGGGTCGAGATGCGGGAGTTGTGGTATTCCATACGTCTGACTTGAAAAGGGCGGTGGACAAACAAGGCGATCGCGCCTACCGTTATCTCCACATGGATGCGGGTCATTTGGGACAACGGATGAATCTAGCCGCCATTTACCTGGGTTTAGGGGTTAGTGGTATTGGTGGATTTTTTGATGACCAGGTGAATGAAGTATTGGGTATCCCAACCGATGAAGCCGTTTTGTACATCACTACTCTTGGACGCCCTAAAAGAAGTTAG
- a CDS encoding response regulator: MSTVLVVEDSLPQREMISQLLKGYGLRVIVAGDGVEALEQIQSSSPDLVVLDIIMPRMNGYEVCRRLKANSRTQNLAVVMCSAKKEEFDRYWGIKQGADAYISKPFHPQELVGTVKQLLRS; this comes from the coding sequence ATGAGTACAGTCCTGGTGGTAGAAGATAGTCTTCCACAAAGAGAAATGATCTCACAACTTCTGAAAGGGTATGGACTGAGGGTCATTGTGGCAGGTGATGGCGTCGAAGCCCTAGAGCAAATTCAATCGTCTTCTCCAGATCTCGTGGTTTTAGACATCATCATGCCCCGGATGAATGGCTATGAAGTCTGCCGTCGGCTCAAAGCCAACTCTAGAACCCAAAACTTGGCGGTGGTTATGTGTTCGGCGAAGAAAGAAGAATTTGACCGCTACTGGGGTATCAAGCAAGGTGCTGATGCTTATATTTCCAAGCCTTTCCACCCTCAAGAGCTTGTTGGTACAGTAAAGCAGCTTCTGCGAAGTTAA
- a CDS encoding D-alanyl-D-alanine dipeptidase yields MKPYQKIPIQECGEPLVPIPLEQFAVESPHPYEKLGAPYGDTSPYYLRESVIAALITVQAELQQRHADWRIQIFDAYRPVAVQQFMVDHTFAEVVQAQNLDPETLSDDQRDAILQQVYQIWAVPSPNPKTPPPHSTGAAIDLTLVDATGQMIDMGSAIDELSPRSHPDYYANQPDKPYHEHRQLLRDVMYSAGFRRHPGEWWHFCLGDQMWAWLCNQDNPTVTVRARYGRVAHQ; encoded by the coding sequence ATGAAACCTTATCAGAAGATACCGATTCAAGAGTGTGGAGAGCCGCTCGTACCTATTCCCCTAGAACAGTTTGCCGTAGAATCACCTCATCCCTACGAAAAACTGGGAGCGCCCTATGGGGACACTTCTCCGTACTATCTGCGCGAGAGCGTGATCGCAGCCTTGATTACTGTACAAGCTGAACTCCAACAACGACATGCCGATTGGCGCATCCAGATTTTTGATGCCTATCGACCCGTAGCCGTTCAACAATTTATGGTGGATCACACATTCGCTGAGGTCGTTCAAGCCCAAAACTTAGACCCAGAGACCCTATCCGACGACCAACGCGACGCCATTTTACAGCAAGTCTATCAAATCTGGGCGGTGCCCAGTCCCAACCCAAAGACGCCGCCGCCTCACAGTACTGGTGCCGCCATCGATCTGACCTTGGTGGATGCTACAGGTCAGATGATTGATATGGGTTCAGCCATTGACGAACTCTCACCCCGTTCTCATCCCGACTATTACGCCAATCAGCCGGACAAGCCCTATCATGAGCATCGGCAGCTATTGCGGGATGTCATGTACTCGGCTGGCTTCCGCCGTCATCCAGGAGAGTGGTGGCATTTCTGCCTGGGGGATCAAATGTGGGCGTGGCTGTGCAATCAAGACAATCCAACGGTGACTGTTAGGGCACGTTATGGTCGCGTTGCCCATCAATAG
- a CDS encoding DUF3110 domain-containing protein — MVAPQRVFVLLFHARTENEGIHTIRIGDRNKVLMFESEDDATRFGLLLEAQDFPEATVEAIGADEIEEFCRSNDYDWELIEPGRLEIPPETNVEQTDWQAKAAQSEEPEMTDLERIRRQLEGLL; from the coding sequence ATGGTTGCACCCCAGCGAGTATTTGTTCTCCTATTTCATGCCCGAACGGAAAACGAGGGAATTCACACGATTCGGATTGGTGATCGCAACAAGGTACTGATGTTTGAATCAGAAGACGATGCCACCCGTTTTGGTTTGTTATTGGAAGCGCAGGATTTCCCAGAAGCCACTGTGGAAGCCATCGGTGCTGATGAAATTGAAGAGTTTTGCCGCTCGAATGATTATGATTGGGAGCTGATTGAACCCGGACGTTTGGAAATTCCGCCAGAGACGAATGTGGAACAAACAGACTGGCAAGCGAAGGCCGCTCAATCTGAAGAACCGGAAATGACTGACTTAGAGCGCATTCGTCGTCAGCTAGAGGGACTATTGTAA
- the murQ gene encoding N-acetylmuramic acid 6-phosphate etherase, whose translation MKNLEERGHLLTEQINPASQNLDQLTSLELVDLFNREDAKTLSAIAAARTELAQAIDRTALALSRGGRLFYVGAGTSGRLGVLDAAECPPTFCTPPELVQGIIAGGAGALVRSSEDLEDKPEDGAEAIAHRHVTELDVVVGITAGGTTPFVHGALQAARQRGATTILIACVPAEQVSTEADLDIRLLVGPEVLAGSTRLKAGTVTKMALNIISTSVMVRRGKVYGNRMVDVAVTNKKLHDRALRILQDLTSLSREEAGYLLERSGRHVKLALVMHWTGLDKEESDRLLLQHQGDLRIAVQSWNNNSKENS comes from the coding sequence ATGAAGAATTTGGAGGAGCGGGGTCATCTGCTGACTGAGCAGATTAATCCAGCAAGTCAGAACCTTGACCAGCTAACATCCCTGGAGTTGGTAGATCTATTTAATCGCGAGGATGCCAAAACTCTCAGTGCGATCGCAGCAGCACGAACTGAGCTGGCACAAGCCATTGACCGCACGGCTCTTGCTCTGAGTCGGGGGGGACGGCTCTTCTATGTGGGAGCAGGAACGAGTGGACGTTTAGGGGTACTGGATGCAGCAGAGTGTCCCCCCACCTTTTGTACACCGCCCGAACTGGTTCAGGGAATCATTGCTGGGGGTGCCGGTGCTTTGGTGCGGAGTTCGGAAGATTTGGAGGATAAACCGGAAGATGGGGCAGAAGCGATCGCCCATCGCCATGTTACGGAACTCGATGTTGTCGTCGGCATCACCGCAGGTGGCACCACACCCTTCGTTCACGGTGCTCTCCAAGCCGCACGACAGCGAGGAGCGACAACAATTTTAATTGCCTGTGTTCCGGCAGAACAGGTGAGTACGGAGGCTGACTTGGATATTCGACTCTTGGTTGGCCCAGAAGTCCTGGCTGGCTCCACGCGGCTGAAAGCGGGTACCGTGACCAAGATGGCCTTAAACATCATCTCCACCAGTGTGATGGTTCGGCGGGGCAAAGTCTACGGCAATCGCATGGTAGATGTTGCCGTGACCAACAAAAAACTTCATGACCGTGCGTTGCGAATTCTGCAAGACCTCACCAGTCTCAGCCGGGAGGAGGCAGGATATTTATTAGAGCGCAGTGGACGCCATGTCAAACTAGCGCTTGTGATGCATTGGACAGGACTCGACAAAGAAGAAAGCGATCGCCTCCTGCTTCAACATCAAGGCGATCTCAGGATTGCCGTGCAAAGCTGGAATAACAATAGTAAGGAGAACAGTTGA
- a CDS encoding site-2 protease family protein, whose product MFTGSETTATVLIILVALGVMGWGFNRARTYGKLGILAWLQSVVLTAPWLVFFGLVTAGIYLNFVGILFLLVASAGLYIYLGKLLRDAGQGAVLQEQAKQLLDNKAQPSDTPQQPEQPQIATTENAAPPNNGTNPAIEVVPIPADDLKLLQGIFSIDTFFATETIPYQEGVIFKGNMRGTDPEEVYSRLASSVKERLDDRYRLFLVESPEGRPVVIVLPSSNDPQPATVPQKILAVVLLVATIATSLEAAGLLLNFDFFKNPERFQEVLPFALGIWTVFAAHELGHWWQAIRHKVKLSLPFFIPSWQIGSFGAITRFESLIPHRAALFDISFAGPAAGGIVSLLMLIAGFILSHQGSSFQVPVQFFQGSILVGSLARVFLGSALQGNLVDVHPLVIIGWLGLVVTALNVMPAGQLDGGRVVQAIYGRKTARRTTIATLIVLGIVALVNPANPIVLYWAIVILFLLRALERPTLNEITELNDTRAILGLLMLFLMVATLIPFTPALAVRLGIGG is encoded by the coding sequence ATGTTTACTGGATCGGAGACGACTGCAACGGTATTAATTATTCTCGTGGCGCTCGGCGTCATGGGTTGGGGCTTCAACCGTGCCCGGACTTACGGCAAACTGGGAATCTTAGCCTGGTTGCAGTCTGTCGTATTAACAGCTCCTTGGTTAGTGTTTTTTGGCTTAGTGACCGCTGGAATTTATCTCAATTTCGTGGGCATTCTCTTTTTGTTGGTCGCTTCAGCCGGGTTGTACATCTATTTGGGTAAGCTTTTACGGGATGCCGGCCAGGGTGCGGTGTTGCAGGAACAGGCTAAACAACTGCTCGATAACAAAGCCCAACCGAGTGATACTCCCCAACAGCCGGAGCAGCCACAAATCGCAACAACTGAGAATGCAGCGCCGCCCAACAATGGCACGAATCCCGCAATTGAGGTTGTTCCCATTCCGGCAGACGATCTGAAGCTGCTGCAAGGGATTTTTAGCATTGACACCTTCTTTGCTACGGAAACGATTCCCTATCAGGAAGGAGTGATTTTCAAAGGTAATATGCGGGGCACAGACCCAGAAGAAGTGTATTCCCGTTTAGCGAGCAGTGTCAAAGAACGATTAGATGATCGCTACCGACTCTTTTTAGTCGAAAGCCCCGAAGGAAGACCCGTCGTGATTGTTCTTCCCAGCAGCAATGATCCCCAACCCGCAACCGTCCCTCAAAAAATTCTCGCCGTTGTCCTTCTGGTTGCCACAATCGCCACATCCCTAGAAGCGGCTGGGTTGCTGCTGAACTTCGATTTCTTCAAAAACCCAGAGCGATTTCAGGAAGTCCTGCCCTTCGCGCTGGGAATCTGGACGGTTTTTGCCGCGCACGAACTCGGTCACTGGTGGCAAGCCATACGCCATAAAGTAAAGCTCAGTCTGCCTTTTTTCATTCCCAGTTGGCAAATTGGTTCTTTTGGTGCTATTACTCGCTTTGAGTCTTTAATTCCTCACCGAGCGGCCTTGTTTGATATCTCCTTCGCAGGGCCAGCCGCCGGTGGTATTGTTTCCTTACTGATGTTGATTGCCGGATTTATCCTCTCTCATCAGGGCAGTTCCTTTCAAGTCCCTGTTCAGTTTTTTCAGGGATCGATCTTGGTGGGATCGCTAGCACGAGTTTTCTTGGGTTCGGCTTTACAAGGAAATTTGGTGGATGTTCACCCATTAGTGATTATTGGTTGGCTAGGCTTGGTGGTGACAGCATTAAACGTGATGCCAGCAGGGCAACTGGATGGAGGGCGAGTTGTTCAAGCTATCTACGGACGCAAAACCGCTCGACGTACCACCATTGCTACCTTAATTGTCTTGGGAATTGTCGCTTTGGTGAATCCAGCCAATCCTATTGTTTTGTACTGGGCAATCGTGATTCTGTTTTTGCTGCGGGCTCTAGAACGTCCAACGCTCAATGAGATTACAGAACTCAATGACACACGAGCTATTCTAGGATTGTTAATGCTGTTTTTGATGGTGGCAACCCTCATTCCCTTTACTCCCGCCTTAGCCGTTCGTCTGGGAATTGGGGGTTAA
- a CDS encoding roadblock/LC7 domain-containing protein, translating into MPINTHKLGNVLQNFVSITSNVQGAAMVTTDGLPLASCLPGSMDEDRVSAMSAAMLSLGERIGGELGRGEMDRVYIHGQEGFSILTSCGADAVFLVLADKEAKQGVLMLEIKRALTELMLIIS; encoded by the coding sequence ATGCCAATCAATACTCACAAGCTGGGCAATGTTCTGCAAAACTTTGTTTCAATAACCTCTAATGTTCAAGGGGCAGCGATGGTTACCACAGACGGCTTACCCTTGGCTTCATGCTTGCCCGGTAGTATGGATGAGGATCGGGTTTCGGCGATGTCTGCCGCCATGTTGTCTTTGGGCGAACGCATTGGTGGAGAACTCGGCAGAGGTGAAATGGATCGTGTCTATATTCACGGTCAGGAAGGCTTTAGCATTTTGACGAGTTGTGGTGCGGATGCGGTCTTTCTTGTCCTGGCAGATAAGGAAGCGAAGCAGGGGGTTTTGATGTTAGAAATTAAGCGTGCCCTTACTGAGCTGATGCTCATTATAAGTTAG
- a CDS encoding transcriptional repressor yields MKVQRTRSQDRILNLLKSLNRAVSAQDIYVELRNREQSMGLATVYRSLEVLKLEGAVQVRTLANGESLYSSVQRDQHHLTCLNCGASIAINECPVHQLESQLEDSHQFRIYYHTLEFFGLCDRCSTAHDSEKTDATPHPHP; encoded by the coding sequence ATGAAAGTCCAGCGTACCCGCTCTCAAGACCGAATTTTGAATTTGCTCAAAAGTTTAAACCGTGCCGTCTCTGCCCAGGATATTTATGTCGAGTTACGCAACCGCGAACAAAGTATGGGGTTGGCAACCGTCTACCGCTCTCTGGAAGTGTTGAAGCTCGAAGGTGCCGTACAAGTGCGAACCCTTGCCAATGGCGAATCTCTTTATAGTTCGGTGCAGCGCGACCAACACCACCTCACCTGCCTCAATTGTGGGGCATCCATTGCGATCAATGAATGTCCCGTTCATCAACTCGAATCACAGTTGGAAGATTCTCACCAATTCAGAATTTACTACCATACGCTGGAGTTTTTTGGACTATGCGATCGCTGTTCTACGGCTCATGATAGCGAAAAAACCGATGCAACTCCTCATCCTCATCCCTAA
- the purS gene encoding phosphoribosylformylglycinamidine synthase subunit PurS: MIHKYQAHIYVTLRPSVLDPAGVAVESGLKQLGFDNVEQVRIGKYIDLMISAANEETARQQLDSICDQLLANPVIENYRFDLVEVAALMGASS; this comes from the coding sequence GTGATTCACAAATATCAAGCGCACATTTATGTTACCCTCCGACCTTCAGTATTAGATCCAGCCGGAGTGGCGGTGGAGTCGGGACTGAAGCAACTGGGTTTCGACAATGTCGAGCAGGTACGAATTGGCAAGTATATTGATTTGATGATAAGCGCTGCCAATGAAGAAACAGCACGGCAGCAACTTGACAGCATCTGCGATCAACTTTTGGCGAATCCAGTGATTGAAAATTATCGGTTTGATTTGGTTGAGGTAGCGGCACTGATGGGGGCGTCGTCATGA
- the purQ gene encoding phosphoribosylformylglycinamidine synthase subunit PurQ, giving the protein MKFGIVVFPGSNCDRDVAYVTQSLLDQPTRMVWHQETDISDLDVVVLPGGFSYGDYLRCGAIAQFSPVMGQVVEHAKQGKFVLGICNGFQVLTEMGLLPGALVRNRDLHFICDRVPVKVERTDLPWTSAYQAQEVITLPIAHGEGRYYADSDTLKALEDNGQVLFRYSTTTGETDDKGNPNGSLNNIAGICDRTGRVLGMMPHPERESDSLIGGTDGLKLFQGLLATAVSETLSPLSLAK; this is encoded by the coding sequence ATGAAATTTGGAATTGTGGTGTTTCCGGGGTCAAACTGCGATCGCGATGTGGCTTATGTGACTCAGAGTTTACTTGATCAACCCACGCGGATGGTTTGGCACCAGGAAACGGATATTTCTGACTTAGATGTGGTGGTACTACCGGGTGGTTTCAGTTATGGGGATTACCTCCGTTGTGGGGCTATTGCCCAATTTTCGCCGGTGATGGGGCAGGTGGTAGAACATGCCAAGCAGGGTAAGTTTGTCCTGGGTATCTGCAACGGTTTTCAGGTATTAACGGAAATGGGGCTACTGCCAGGGGCACTGGTTCGCAATCGAGACTTACATTTTATTTGCGATCGCGTTCCTGTCAAAGTGGAACGCACCGATCTGCCCTGGACTTCGGCTTACCAAGCTCAAGAGGTGATTACCCTGCCCATTGCTCATGGGGAAGGTCGCTACTATGCCGATTCTGACACGCTCAAAGCATTGGAAGATAACGGACAAGTCTTGTTTCGTTACTCCACGACTACGGGTGAGACAGACGACAAGGGCAACCCCAATGGTTCCTTGAACAACATTGCCGGAATTTGCGATCGCACAGGCAGGGTTTTGGGGATGATGCCCCACCCAGAACGGGAGTCAGATTCCCTCATCGGGGGGACTGATGGCCTCAAATTGTTCCAGGGATTATTGGCAACCGCAGTCAGTGAAACCCTATCTCCCTTGAGTTTGGCCAAGTAA
- a CDS encoding WD40 repeat domain-containing protein — protein sequence MLSVQQNTQIGILNGHTFPVTAIAFSPDGEILLSAGDNRIQLWNLTSGKLIRTLRGHADNWSESAVTSLSVSPNGKFIASGGTDKTIKIWHLQHFLRSERGKTRTLTGHSQGSLLAQGVRAVAFSADGKILASGGSDKLIKLWDTQTWTEISTLTGHSSAIASLAFSPVESCIISTAGNTIKLWKLDTDEQITFAASSAPRSVCFNANGQTFATGGLKGAFSLWALKIQEEVIKDTLHSEEIKAIAFSPNGQFFATGGYDKTIKLWNALTGDLINTLTGHSDAVYSLAFCPDSSILASGSADKTIRLWKVP from the coding sequence ATGCTTAGTGTACAACAAAACACACAGATCGGTATTCTTAATGGTCATACATTTCCAGTGACAGCGATTGCATTTAGTCCTGACGGAGAAATACTGCTCAGCGCTGGAGATAACCGAATTCAACTGTGGAACCTGACCAGTGGCAAACTCATCCGAACGTTGAGAGGACACGCGGACAATTGGTCAGAATCAGCCGTGACATCGCTAAGTGTTAGCCCCAATGGCAAGTTTATTGCCAGTGGTGGCACGGATAAGACCATTAAAATATGGCACTTGCAGCACTTTCTCCGGTCAGAACGAGGAAAAACCCGCACCTTAACCGGACACTCTCAAGGGAGTTTGTTGGCGCAAGGTGTGAGAGCGGTAGCCTTCAGTGCAGATGGAAAAATTCTTGCGAGTGGAGGAAGTGATAAACTCATTAAGCTGTGGGACACGCAAACATGGACAGAAATCTCTACGCTCACTGGACATTCATCCGCGATTGCTTCCCTCGCCTTCAGCCCTGTTGAATCCTGCATCATTAGTACAGCCGGCAACACCATTAAACTTTGGAAACTGGATACGGATGAACAAATTACCTTTGCCGCCTCTTCAGCACCTCGGTCAGTTTGTTTCAATGCAAATGGTCAGACTTTTGCAACTGGTGGATTAAAAGGTGCATTCAGCTTATGGGCCTTGAAAATTCAGGAAGAAGTGATTAAAGATACCCTACATTCCGAAGAAATTAAGGCGATTGCTTTCAGTCCGAATGGACAGTTTTTCGCAACGGGTGGTTATGATAAAACTATCAAGCTATGGAATGCCCTAACGGGAGACTTAATTAACACCTTGACTGGGCATTCTGATGCTGTTTATTCTCTAGCTTTTTGTCCTGACAGCTCAATTCTTGCCAGTGGAAGCGCGGATAAAACTATCCGATTATGGAAAGTTCCGTAA
- a CDS encoding dynamin family protein: MQKQDVYQNLVSNLRSALGVLELNKSSQLYRDAISICDYLEDPIFRIAVFGPFNYGKSTLLNAILGNRTLPIDLIPTTGAAIHVRYGNELHTRITFKDGTEISESGTGVLKQYAILDDQRRMRGDVTSVHVYCPHPFLQRSVELLDLPGTNDREAQDDLVRDQLLTADLVIQVLDARKLMTLYERENLRDWLLDRGIKTVVFVANFLNLLESEDQKQVYNRLLFVAESFRSELPNNISNLYRVDALPALRARLKGDASAAQTTGLAMFESALQSIVAVKHENQEIRFPRVQAIATQIQQALQTKAQTISGELELAANKRNQKLEIKQKAQKLIQKGFSKSVSDFMSWLYLPKLQDAYQFQIVSALQQGTFSNWEHGVFKQAIAEYEQSIMKWVHQACEFFDYPQPAELSIPFPSQPQVILPEPPQQSTSSKSSPDVTPIAFTSSVGWILGGPVGAVVAGGASYLLNKLTQDSEPQQPISSNAYLEQVQEAYNLAAKDYLTRFSNQGFSTLAQYQKLAEKMINIEITKEPLKQTTQHYQLQLLQTLLANLNQELEVVSTKLPT; encoded by the coding sequence ATGCAAAAACAGGACGTTTATCAAAACCTTGTAAGTAACCTTAGGTCTGCCTTAGGGGTACTTGAACTCAATAAAAGTTCACAACTTTACCGGGATGCAATATCCATTTGCGACTATCTCGAAGACCCAATTTTTCGGATTGCTGTTTTTGGCCCCTTTAATTACGGCAAGTCCACCCTACTGAATGCCATTCTAGGAAATCGTACCTTACCCATTGATTTGATTCCAACAACAGGCGCGGCGATTCATGTGCGATATGGTAACGAATTACACACTCGAATTACCTTTAAAGATGGTACAGAAATTAGTGAGAGTGGCACTGGAGTTCTGAAGCAATATGCCATCCTAGATGACCAAAGACGGATGCGCGGCGATGTTACCTCTGTTCATGTTTACTGTCCTCATCCTTTCCTACAAAGGAGTGTGGAATTGCTGGATTTACCGGGAACGAATGACAGAGAGGCACAGGATGATTTAGTGCGCGATCAACTGCTAACGGCAGATTTGGTGATTCAGGTACTTGATGCTCGAAAACTAATGACATTATATGAGCGTGAGAACCTAAGGGATTGGCTGCTGGATCGTGGCATCAAAACTGTTGTTTTTGTTGCCAATTTCCTGAATCTGCTAGAATCTGAAGACCAAAAGCAAGTCTATAATCGCTTGCTGTTTGTGGCTGAAAGTTTTCGTTCAGAGTTACCGAATAATATCAGTAATTTGTATCGCGTGGATGCCTTGCCAGCCTTAAGAGCCAGACTCAAAGGCGATGCATCAGCGGCGCAAACGACAGGACTTGCGATGTTTGAATCTGCCTTACAATCGATTGTGGCAGTGAAGCATGAAAATCAGGAAATTCGGTTTCCCCGCGTACAGGCGATCGCCACCCAAATTCAGCAAGCCTTACAAACCAAAGCGCAAACCATTAGCGGCGAATTAGAACTGGCTGCAAATAAACGCAATCAGAAACTTGAGATTAAACAAAAAGCCCAGAAACTCATTCAAAAAGGGTTTTCTAAAAGTGTTTCTGATTTTATGAGTTGGCTGTACCTGCCAAAACTCCAAGACGCCTATCAATTTCAGATTGTTTCAGCACTCCAACAAGGTACTTTTAGTAATTGGGAACATGGAGTATTTAAGCAGGCGATCGCAGAATATGAACAGTCAATTATGAAATGGGTTCATCAAGCCTGTGAGTTTTTTGATTATCCTCAGCCTGCCGAACTATCGATTCCATTTCCTAGCCAGCCACAAGTGATTCTCCCCGAACCCCCTCAACAATCAACCAGTTCCAAATCATCGCCTGATGTTACTCCTATTGCTTTTACATCGAGCGTCGGTTGGATTTTAGGTGGGCCAGTTGGAGCCGTAGTCGCGGGTGGTGCTTCTTATTTACTAAATAAGCTTACTCAGGATTCTGAACCCCAGCAACCTATCTCTTCAAACGCTTATTTAGAGCAAGTCCAAGAAGCTTATAATCTGGCAGCTAAAGACTATTTGACACGATTCAGCAATCAAGGGTTTTCTACTCTAGCTCAATATCAAAAGTTAGCTGAAAAAATGATTAACATTGAAATTACAAAAGAGCCACTCAAACAAACAACACAGCATTATCAGTTGCAGTTATTGCAGACATTGCTGGCTAACCTGAATCAAGAATTAGAGGTAGTCAGCACTAAATTACCAACCTAA